The following are from one region of the Amylibacter sp. IMCC11727 genome:
- the ade gene encoding adenine deaminase gives MYTDLPTWPASASKLVATAAGREPADLVIKGGTWVNVHTRETLKNYDIAIREGRFAYCGPDASHCIGEHTEIIYADGRYILPGLCDGHMHIESGMLTVSRFAQAVIPHGTTSMFVDPHEVANVLGMAGVKHMHDEALAQPINVFVQMPSCAPSAPGLETTGAELGPDDVAEAMTWPNIIGLGEMMNFPGVVNGDPKMLAEIAATQMANKTVGGHYASPDLGPNFHAYAAGGPADDHEGTCEADAIARVRQGMRSMMRLGSAWYDVETQITAVTEKGLDPRNFILCTDDSHSGTLVNDGHMNRVVRHAIECGCDPLIALQMATINTATHFGLERELGSITPGRRADVILSSDLKTLPIEQVIARGKTIALNGENTVDSTAYNWPANTRGTVKLGKTLTATDFAINAPDGANTATARVIGVVENQAPTKALTAELAVTDGIVQGDETKDVCQIALVERHRATGDVTNGFVSGFNYTGDMAMASTVAHDSHHMIVVGTSRENMALAANRLGEVGGGICVFKYGKERAMVELPIAGLMSDQPAPDVAAAADQMVAAMADCGCTLNNAYMQHSLLALVVIPELRISDLGLVDVTKFEMTPLFVDP, from the coding sequence ATGTACACAGACCTTCCCACATGGCCCGCTTCCGCATCCAAACTCGTCGCAACCGCTGCGGGGCGCGAACCTGCGGATCTGGTGATTAAAGGCGGCACTTGGGTCAACGTCCACACCCGCGAAACCCTTAAAAACTACGACATCGCCATCCGCGAAGGCCGCTTTGCCTATTGTGGCCCTGACGCGTCCCATTGCATTGGCGAGCACACCGAAATCATCTACGCCGATGGCCGTTACATCCTACCGGGTCTCTGCGATGGGCACATGCACATCGAATCTGGCATGCTCACCGTCTCCCGCTTTGCCCAAGCGGTGATCCCACACGGCACCACATCCATGTTCGTTGACCCGCACGAGGTTGCAAACGTCCTTGGCATGGCTGGCGTCAAACACATGCACGACGAAGCCCTCGCCCAACCCATCAACGTCTTCGTGCAAATGCCCTCCTGCGCCCCCTCCGCACCTGGCTTAGAAACCACAGGCGCAGAACTCGGCCCAGATGACGTGGCCGAGGCCATGACATGGCCCAATATCATCGGCCTTGGCGAAATGATGAACTTTCCAGGGGTCGTAAACGGCGATCCCAAAATGCTCGCCGAAATTGCCGCCACACAAATGGCGAATAAAACCGTTGGCGGCCACTATGCCTCCCCCGATCTTGGCCCCAACTTCCACGCCTATGCCGCAGGTGGCCCCGCCGACGATCACGAAGGCACCTGCGAAGCAGACGCTATCGCTCGTGTGCGCCAAGGCATGCGCTCTATGATGCGTCTCGGCTCCGCTTGGTACGATGTGGAAACGCAAATCACCGCCGTTACCGAAAAGGGCCTCGACCCGCGCAACTTTATCCTCTGCACAGACGACAGCCACTCTGGCACGCTTGTCAACGACGGCCACATGAACCGCGTTGTGCGCCACGCCATTGAATGCGGCTGCGATCCGCTCATTGCGCTACAAATGGCCACCATCAACACCGCCACCCACTTTGGCCTCGAACGGGAACTCGGTTCCATCACACCCGGTCGTCGTGCCGATGTGATCCTGTCCTCCGACCTCAAAACGCTCCCCATCGAACAGGTCATCGCGCGGGGCAAAACCATCGCCCTGAACGGCGAAAACACCGTAGATTCCACCGCCTACAACTGGCCCGCAAACACACGCGGCACGGTCAAACTCGGCAAAACCCTCACCGCCACGGATTTTGCCATCAACGCACCTGACGGCGCAAACACCGCCACCGCCCGTGTCATCGGCGTGGTCGAAAACCAAGCGCCAACCAAAGCTCTCACCGCCGAACTCGCCGTCACCGATGGCATCGTACAGGGTGACGAAACCAAAGACGTCTGCCAAATCGCCCTCGTCGAACGCCACCGCGCCACGGGGGATGTCACCAACGGCTTTGTCTCGGGCTTCAACTACACAGGCGACATGGCCATGGCCTCCACCGTGGCCCACGACAGTCACCACATGATCGTCGTCGGCACATCCCGCGAAAACATGGCCCTCGCCGCCAACCGCCTCGGCGAAGTCGGCGGCGGCATCTGCGTGTTCAAATATGGCAAGGAACGCGCCATGGTTGAACTCCCCATCGCAGGTCTTATGTCCGATCAACCCGCCCCCGATGTGGCCGCAGCCGCCGACCAAATGGTCGCCGCCATGGCCGATTGCGGCTGCACGCTCAACAACGCCTACATGCAACATTCCCTCCTTGCCCTCGTCGTGATCCCCGAACTGCGGATTTCAGACCTTGGCCTCGTGGATGTGACAAAATTCGAAATGACCCCACTTTTTGTGGACCCCTAA
- a CDS encoding AMP nucleosidase: MNDTDPIFTNLIEPPLQAPQSFTNAAEAVDAIEALYAQATDFLCQHFTDYHAGKPPEGHYRACYPQLSITTFTYTQVDTRLAFGHVGEPGTYTTTLTRPKLFRNYLLQQIELLIENHQVPVTISISDVPIPLHFALTDELRLAEGENRADARPLRDIFDVPDLKTTNDDIANGDAEPDADGIRPLAPFTAQRIDYSLARLAHYTATDPAHFQNHILFTNYGFYMDEFVDFAMNALKDPTSGYTSFVASGNCIATPENPVVTETTKQPQMPTYHLTRADGGGITLVNIGVGPSNAKTATDHIAVLRPHAWLMLGHCAGLRNSQSLGDYVLAHAYVREDSVLDADLPVWVPVPALAEIQIALEKAVAEVTKLEGFALKKVMRTGTVASVDNRNWELREHSGPVARLSQSRAIALDMESATIAANGFRFRVPYGTLLCVSDKPLHGELKLPGMASEFYRTQVASHLQIGIKAMETLREMPLERLHSRKLRSFDETAFL; encoded by the coding sequence ATGAACGACACTGACCCAATTTTCACAAACCTGATCGAACCACCCCTGCAAGCACCTCAATCCTTTACCAACGCCGCCGAAGCCGTTGACGCGATTGAGGCGCTCTACGCCCAAGCCACAGATTTTCTCTGCCAGCACTTCACCGACTACCACGCGGGCAAACCCCCCGAAGGCCACTACCGCGCCTGTTACCCGCAGCTGTCGATCACGACCTTCACCTACACCCAAGTGGACACACGCCTCGCCTTTGGTCATGTGGGGGAGCCAGGCACCTACACCACCACGCTGACCCGTCCGAAATTGTTTCGCAATTATCTGCTGCAACAGATCGAATTGCTGATCGAAAATCACCAAGTGCCCGTCACAATTTCCATCTCTGACGTGCCAATCCCTCTGCACTTCGCGCTCACCGATGAACTGCGCTTGGCAGAGGGCGAAAACCGTGCCGATGCCCGCCCTTTGCGCGATATCTTTGATGTGCCAGACCTAAAAACCACCAACGACGACATCGCCAATGGCGACGCAGAGCCCGATGCGGATGGCATCCGTCCTCTTGCCCCGTTCACCGCCCAGCGCATCGACTATTCCCTCGCGCGGCTGGCCCATTACACCGCCACCGATCCAGCCCATTTCCAGAACCACATTCTGTTCACCAACTATGGGTTCTACATGGATGAATTCGTCGATTTCGCCATGAACGCGCTCAAGGACCCCACCAGCGGCTACACCTCTTTCGTGGCCTCTGGCAATTGCATCGCAACCCCTGAAAATCCCGTTGTCACCGAAACAACCAAACAACCGCAAATGCCCACCTACCACCTGACCCGTGCAGATGGCGGCGGCATTACGCTTGTGAACATCGGCGTTGGCCCGTCCAACGCCAAAACCGCCACCGATCACATCGCCGTGCTGCGCCCCCACGCATGGCTGATGCTCGGTCACTGTGCAGGCCTGCGCAACTCGCAATCCTTGGGGGATTACGTCCTCGCCCACGCCTATGTGCGCGAAGACTCCGTGCTCGACGCCGACCTTCCTGTCTGGGTTCCCGTTCCCGCCCTCGCTGAAATCCAAATCGCACTGGAAAAGGCCGTGGCCGAGGTCACAAAACTCGAAGGCTTCGCCCTCAAAAAGGTCATGCGTACAGGCACAGTTGCCTCCGTCGATAACCGCAACTGGGAACTGCGCGAACACTCAGGCCCCGTGGCCCGCCTGTCCCAATCCCGCGCCATCGCACTCGATATGGAAAGCGCGACAATCGCCGCCAACGGCTTTCGCTTTCGCGTTCCCTACGGCACGCTGCTCTGTGTCTCTGACAAACCCTTGCACGGCGAATTGAAACTGCCTGGCATGGCGTCGGAATTCTATCGCACTCAAGTGGCCAGCCACCTGCAAATCGGCATCAAAGCCATGGAAACCTTGCGCGAAATGCCACTGGAACGCCTGCATTCCCGCAAATTGCGCAGCTTTGACGAAACCGCTTTCCTCTAA
- a CDS encoding HU family DNA-binding protein — MTQKPMTKTQLVAALAEATGADKKTADANLAALTEIVTKEVAAGGAVTLPGLGKFACRARPARMVRNPATGEQMHKDADRVAKVTIAKALKDVINA, encoded by the coding sequence ATGACTCAGAAACCAATGACAAAGACACAACTGGTTGCAGCACTCGCAGAAGCAACTGGCGCAGACAAGAAAACAGCAGACGCCAACTTGGCCGCTCTGACTGAAATCGTCACAAAAGAAGTTGCCGCTGGCGGTGCAGTAACACTTCCAGGTCTTGGCAAATTCGCTTGCCGCGCGCGTCCAGCACGCATGGTTCGCAACCCAGCCACAGGCGAGCAAATGCACAAAGACGCAGACCGCGTTGCAAAAGTGACAATCGCGAAAGCCCTGAAAGACGTTATCAACGCCTAA
- a CDS encoding alpha/beta hydrolase yields the protein MPDDVHPQIQTLLDTMVALNLPAIQSLSVQDARAMFEGFANSRRESYPPPHVAEVINTTTGADFGDIPVRVYRPNLDATAPAIVYFHGGGHVIGSLDSYDTVTRYMANATGHTVISVDYRMAPEHIFPAAPMDCFTATQWVAQNAKALQIDATKISVCGDSAGGNLAAVVALMARDANLPIAAQILIYPVVDYRGGTPSYDRYATGYGGLEAETVTWFMDHYIPDPAKRDDWRASPIQAASLSGLPPTLIITAECDVLHDEGATYAAALRDAGNTVTYQDYAGMIHGFFNYLGLADDTEKAHQAVADFLTHHV from the coding sequence ATGCCAGACGACGTACACCCCCAAATCCAAACGCTGCTTGATACGATGGTCGCCCTCAATCTGCCCGCCATTCAGTCCCTGTCCGTTCAAGACGCCCGCGCCATGTTCGAAGGCTTTGCCAACAGTCGCCGCGAAAGCTATCCGCCCCCACATGTGGCCGAAGTCATCAACACCACCACAGGGGCGGATTTCGGCGATATTCCTGTGCGCGTCTATCGCCCCAATTTGGACGCAACCGCACCTGCCATTGTCTATTTTCACGGTGGCGGTCACGTGATCGGCAGCCTTGACAGCTACGACACCGTGACCCGCTACATGGCAAACGCCACGGGGCACACGGTCATTTCCGTAGATTACCGCATGGCCCCCGAACACATTTTTCCCGCCGCTCCAATGGATTGCTTCACAGCCACGCAATGGGTCGCCCAAAACGCCAAAGCCTTGCAAATCGACGCCACCAAAATTTCTGTTTGCGGGGACAGCGCTGGGGGCAACCTCGCAGCGGTTGTCGCTCTCATGGCCCGCGACGCAAATTTGCCCATTGCGGCCCAAATCCTCATCTATCCCGTGGTGGATTATCGCGGTGGTACGCCCTCTTATGATCGTTACGCCACAGGCTACGGTGGGCTCGAAGCAGAAACCGTCACATGGTTCATGGACCACTACATCCCCGACCCTGCAAAACGCGATGATTGGCGAGCGTCCCCGATCCAAGCCGCCTCTCTTTCGGGGCTGCCGCCAACCCTGATCATCACGGCCGAATGTGATGTGCTGCACGACGAAGGGGCCACCTATGCTGCTGCCCTACGGGATGCAGGAAACACGGTCACTTACCAAGATTACGCAGGCATGATTCACGGCTTTTTCAATTATCTCGGCCTCGCCGATGACACCGAAAAAGCACACCAAGCGGTCGCCGACTTCCTCACGCACCACGTCTAG
- a CDS encoding arginine deiminase family protein, producing MSQKSTHFTHAISRSPSKSIVDGLRAVDVGAPDYDTFMGHHADYVAALRSTGAEVTVLPALDEFPDSVFVEDAALCLQELAIVMRPGAPSRLGEAAAMKPTLESLYSNVAQITGPGFIEGGDILVSEREILVGLSDRTTQLGVDELAEIVAPFGYSVRVVQTPPGVLHFKTDCSLLDGNTILSTPLLDASGCFDGYDVIHTAEGEGACANSIRYNDLVLMPAGFPKTRKRVEEAGFNVKEIGNTEAAKVDGGLSCMSLRFSPS from the coding sequence ATGTCGCAGAAATCTACGCATTTTACCCATGCTATTTCACGCAGCCCGAGCAAATCCATTGTTGATGGTTTGCGCGCAGTGGATGTGGGGGCGCCTGATTACGACACATTCATGGGGCATCATGCGGATTACGTGGCTGCGCTGCGTTCTACCGGGGCGGAGGTGACGGTTTTGCCTGCGCTGGATGAATTCCCGGATTCTGTGTTCGTAGAAGACGCGGCACTGTGTTTGCAGGAACTGGCCATTGTCATGCGGCCTGGCGCGCCGAGCCGATTGGGCGAAGCGGCGGCGATGAAACCAACCTTGGAGTCGCTGTATTCCAATGTGGCGCAAATCACGGGGCCAGGGTTCATCGAAGGGGGCGATATTCTGGTCAGTGAGCGCGAGATTTTGGTTGGCTTGTCTGATCGCACAACGCAGCTGGGAGTGGATGAGTTGGCCGAGATAGTCGCACCGTTTGGGTATTCCGTTCGTGTGGTGCAAACACCCCCAGGTGTGTTGCATTTCAAAACGGATTGTTCGTTGCTTGATGGCAATACGATTCTGTCCACGCCGCTGTTGGATGCGTCTGGGTGTTTTGACGGATATGACGTTATTCATACGGCAGAGGGTGAGGGGGCTTGTGCCAATTCCATTCGATACAACGATCTGGTGTTGATGCCCGCGGGTTTCCCAAAAACGCGCAAGCGGGTTGAAGAGGCTGGGTTTAACGTCAAAGAGATCGGCAACACCGAAGCGGCCAAGGTGGATGGTGGTTTGTCCTGCATGTCGTTGCGGTTTTCGCCATCCTGA
- a CDS encoding DMT family transporter, producing the protein MDIRAIFMGLTFALIWSSAFTSARIIVLQAPPLTISSLRFAVAGIIAITIAYLLGQRIRLDRKNWRAVIVFGICQNALYLGLFFMAMTRIEASLASIIASAMPLIVGLASALFLGERLGTLGWIGLIAGFAGVALIMGARLSDGIDVIGIVLCIVGVTALAVAALTVRATSSKGNVLMVVGIQMLVGSIALLIPALLFETPSFTWTGSLFAAFSYTVLMPGIVATIIWFLLVERIGATRASTFHFLNPFFGVAIAAVILGEQLTRTDIIGVVIVMAGIFAVQISRQKG; encoded by the coding sequence ATGGATATTCGCGCCATTTTCATGGGCCTCACCTTCGCTCTTATCTGGTCCTCCGCCTTTACCTCGGCCCGCATCATCGTGCTCCAAGCACCACCGCTAACAATCTCGTCCCTGCGCTTTGCGGTGGCAGGGATCATTGCAATCACCATCGCCTATCTGCTTGGCCAACGCATCCGGCTGGACCGAAAAAACTGGCGCGCCGTGATTGTCTTTGGCATCTGCCAAAACGCGCTCTATCTGGGGCTGTTTTTCATGGCCATGACGCGAATCGAAGCGTCCCTCGCCTCCATCATCGCCTCTGCCATGCCGCTTATCGTTGGCCTCGCATCCGCCCTGTTCTTGGGCGAACGGCTCGGCACACTCGGTTGGATCGGCCTCATCGCAGGCTTTGCTGGTGTCGCGCTTATCATGGGCGCGCGTCTGTCGGATGGGATCGACGTTATCGGCATTGTCCTGTGTATTGTGGGGGTCACCGCACTGGCTGTTGCGGCGCTCACTGTCAGGGCCACATCATCCAAAGGCAACGTCTTGATGGTGGTGGGCATACAAATGCTGGTGGGCAGCATCGCTTTGCTGATCCCCGCACTGCTGTTCGAAACCCCCAGCTTCACATGGACAGGCAGCCTGTTCGCCGCCTTTTCCTATACGGTCCTGATGCCTGGAATTGTCGCCACCATCATCTGGTTTTTGCTGGTCGAACGCATCGGCGCCACCCGCGCCTCCACCTTCCACTTCCTCAATCCGTTTTTTGGCGTGGCCATCGCTGCAGTGATCCTTGGCGAACAGCTCACCCGCACTGATATCATCGGCGTGGTGATCGTCATGGCTGGCATCTTTGCGGTGCAGATCTCGCGCCAAAAAGGTTAA
- a CDS encoding cytochrome c biogenesis CcdA family protein produces the protein MIELFFAYIAGLLTLINPCVLPILPIVLASAASTDRRGPLFLAAGMGISFVALGLFVATLGHTIGLDETRLGTIGAVLMITFGLILVTPPLAARFETATAGFAARADTGMSGLPTSGPAPQLFGGVLLGAVWSPCIGPTLGGAIALASQGESLLRVTGIMSAFAFGVATIILALAYGTREAIKTRQDSLRKIASKSKPILGVVFIAVGIMILTKFHHTLEYYALQIMPEWMQILSVTY, from the coding sequence ATGATCGAACTGTTTTTTGCATATATCGCAGGCCTGCTAACGCTGATTAACCCCTGCGTCTTGCCAATCTTGCCCATCGTTCTGGCCTCCGCGGCCAGCACCGACAGGCGTGGCCCGTTGTTCCTCGCCGCAGGCATGGGCATTTCCTTCGTTGCGCTTGGTCTCTTCGTCGCCACACTCGGCCACACCATTGGCCTTGATGAAACCCGCCTTGGCACCATCGGCGCGGTCCTGATGATCACATTCGGCTTGATCCTTGTTACCCCCCCGCTCGCTGCACGGTTTGAAACCGCCACCGCGGGGTTCGCGGCGCGCGCCGACACAGGCATGTCAGGCCTGCCCACCTCTGGCCCTGCGCCTCAGCTGTTTGGCGGCGTGCTGCTTGGCGCGGTCTGGTCCCCGTGCATCGGCCCTACCCTTGGCGGCGCCATCGCTTTGGCCTCCCAAGGCGAAAGCCTCCTGCGCGTGACAGGCATCATGTCCGCCTTCGCATTTGGCGTTGCAACGATCATTCTCGCACTAGCCTACGGCACCCGTGAAGCTATCAAAACGCGCCAAGATTCTTTGCGTAAAATAGCCTCAAAATCCAAACCCATCCTCGGCGTTGTCTTCATCGCTGTGGGCATCATGATCCTAACGAAATTCCACCACACACTGGAATATTACGCACTCCAGATCATGCCCGAATGGATGCAAATCCTCTCTGTCACTTACTAA
- a CDS encoding thioredoxin family protein, with the protein MLRRTFLTVLAATVALPVFADEVKTLDYTPGLIKERLAAGETLLVDYTTDWCTTCAAQKRQIGALIGENPAYGENITFIRVDFDEYRRHAVSTDRKIPRRSTLIVLKGEDELGRIVANPSKTAIQELMDTALAAATPKEPTTPTASDT; encoded by the coding sequence ATGCTTCGCAGAACCTTTCTCACCGTGCTGGCTGCAACAGTTGCACTCCCTGTCTTTGCAGACGAAGTAAAAACCCTCGATTACACCCCTGGCTTGATAAAGGAACGTCTCGCAGCGGGCGAAACGCTCCTCGTGGATTACACGACAGATTGGTGTACCACCTGCGCGGCGCAAAAACGCCAAATCGGTGCGCTTATCGGGGAAAACCCAGCCTACGGCGAAAACATCACCTTCATCCGCGTAGACTTCGACGAATACCGCCGCCACGCCGTGTCAACCGATCGCAAAATCCCGCGTCGCTCCACCCTGATCGTCCTCAAAGGCGAAGACGAACTCGGCCGCATCGTCGCCAACCCCAGCAAAACCGCCATCCAAGAGCTGATGGACACGGCCCTTGCTGCAGCAACTCCAAAAGAGCCAACAACCCCCACAGCCAGCGACACTTGA
- the aroC gene encoding chorismate synthase: MSVNSFGRLFTVTTWGESHGPALGATVDGCPPGVPLEASMIQHWLDLRKPGQNKYTTQRREADEVEILSGVFEGVTTGTPIQLMIRNTDQRSKDYSEIMEKFRPGHADITYWQKYGIRDYRGGGRSSARETAARVAAGGVAREVLKALVPNLEIVGCMVQMGPHQIDRDAWDWDQIAQNPFWTPDAKAAEDWAAYLDDLRKSGNSVGAVIEVVAKGAPAGLGAPVYGKIDTDIATAMMSINAVKGVEIGAGMGAAALTGEDNADEIFMGNDGQPVYSSNHAGGVLGGISTGQDLVCRFAVKPTSSILKPRQTITKSGQAAEIITKGRHDPCVGIRAVPVGEAMMACVILDHVLLHRGQIGESQGKIG; encoded by the coding sequence ATGTCTGTGAACAGCTTTGGCCGATTATTTACTGTGACCACTTGGGGCGAGAGCCATGGGCCTGCGCTCGGTGCGACGGTGGATGGGTGCCCCCCTGGCGTGCCACTGGAAGCGTCGATGATCCAGCATTGGTTGGATTTGCGCAAACCCGGGCAGAATAAATACACCACGCAGCGGCGTGAAGCCGATGAGGTGGAAATCCTATCAGGCGTGTTTGAAGGTGTAACCACGGGAACGCCAATCCAGTTGATGATCCGCAACACGGATCAACGCAGCAAAGATTATTCTGAAATCATGGAGAAGTTCCGTCCAGGCCATGCGGATATCACCTATTGGCAGAAATACGGCATTCGCGATTACCGCGGGGGCGGACGATCATCGGCGCGGGAAACGGCTGCGCGGGTTGCGGCAGGTGGTGTGGCGCGGGAAGTTTTGAAAGCGCTGGTTCCGAATTTGGAAATCGTTGGGTGCATGGTTCAGATGGGGCCGCACCAGATTGATCGCGATGCTTGGGACTGGGACCAGATTGCGCAGAACCCGTTTTGGACGCCTGACGCTAAGGCGGCAGAGGATTGGGCGGCGTATCTGGATGACTTGCGCAAGTCGGGCAATTCGGTTGGGGCGGTGATTGAGGTTGTGGCCAAGGGCGCACCTGCGGGTTTGGGGGCGCCTGTGTATGGCAAGATTGATACGGATATCGCCACCGCGATGATGTCGATCAACGCGGTGAAGGGTGTTGAGATTGGCGCGGGTATGGGGGCCGCCGCATTGACGGGCGAAGACAATGCGGATGAGATTTTCATGGGGAATGATGGGCAGCCTGTTTATTCTTCGAACCATGCGGGTGGTGTGCTGGGGGGGATTTCCACGGGGCAGGATTTGGTTTGTCGGTTTGCGGTGAAGCCCACGTCGAGCATTTTGAAGCCGCGCCAGACGATTACGAAATCGGGGCAAGCGGCGGAGATCATCACCAAAGGGCGGCATGATCCCTGTGTGGGTATTCGCGCTGTGCCTGTGGGTGAAGCGATGATGGCCTGTGTGATATTGGATCACGTGTTGCTGCATCGTGGGCAAATTGGTGAGAGCCAAGGGAAGATTGGGTAG
- a CDS encoding DUF2254 domain-containing protein: MRYFLEMPLLLFQRFYRKLWLRVTFYALASLIAAGLGSIADIYLTETLGGIIKPSAVMPVLTILASSMLAVSTFSLNVMVSAHRAAATAATPRVHRLLLEDTTTQAVLATFVGAFVFALASIVLFQAGVYRDSAAIVVMGVTVGVVVLVIVAILRWIEHLSTLGSLDDSLREVVKITDRGLQRFARRPAFGAVPMTSDTIIPSVVQAVPARESGYVQLLDVGGLQDCLDSSGAVYVMRRPGKHVLKGQPLAYVSGEVSDEAIDQLARKFIIGDRRSFEQDPIFGLHVMSEIASKALSPGVNDAGTAIETIAGLEELLWAYANAKKPDAVAFAQVFLNVPEEDALFEAAFAAMARDGAGQIEVAIKLRKALQGLARVEDADCAKAARKSAQLALDYAEGALPLQTEKEHLKRIEV; the protein is encoded by the coding sequence TTGAGATATTTTCTGGAAATGCCACTGCTTCTCTTTCAGCGGTTTTATCGAAAGCTGTGGTTGCGGGTCACGTTTTATGCGCTGGCGTCTTTGATTGCGGCAGGTTTGGGTTCCATTGCGGATATCTATTTGACCGAAACACTGGGCGGGATCATTAAACCGAGCGCAGTAATGCCCGTGTTGACGATCCTTGCGTCATCTATGTTGGCGGTGTCCACGTTTTCCCTAAATGTTATGGTCAGCGCCCATCGGGCCGCAGCGACGGCCGCCACGCCGCGGGTGCATCGGTTGTTGCTGGAAGACACCACAACACAGGCGGTTTTGGCCACGTTTGTCGGGGCTTTTGTTTTTGCGCTTGCGTCCATTGTGTTGTTTCAGGCGGGTGTGTACCGCGACAGTGCCGCCATTGTGGTGATGGGAGTCACAGTGGGTGTGGTGGTGCTGGTGATTGTTGCGATCCTGCGGTGGATTGAGCATCTGAGCACGCTTGGCAGCCTTGATGACAGTCTGCGCGAAGTTGTGAAGATCACGGATCGCGGATTGCAACGGTTTGCGCGGCGGCCTGCATTTGGGGCGGTGCCGATGACGTCTGACACAATTATACCCAGTGTGGTGCAAGCCGTTCCAGCGCGCGAGTCTGGATATGTGCAATTGCTGGATGTGGGCGGGTTGCAGGATTGTTTGGACAGTTCAGGCGCTGTTTACGTGATGCGCAGACCCGGAAAACATGTGCTGAAGGGGCAGCCGCTGGCCTATGTGTCGGGGGAGGTGTCAGACGAGGCGATAGACCAACTGGCGCGGAAATTTATCATCGGAGATCGGCGCAGTTTCGAGCAAGACCCGATTTTTGGACTGCATGTGATGTCTGAGATTGCCAGTAAGGCCCTGTCGCCGGGGGTGAATGACGCGGGCACGGCGATTGAGACCATTGCAGGATTGGAAGAATTGCTGTGGGCCTATGCCAATGCGAAAAAGCCAGACGCGGTGGCGTTTGCACAGGTTTTTTTAAATGTGCCTGAAGAAGATGCCTTGTTTGAAGCGGCGTTTGCAGCGATGGCCCGCGATGGAGCAGGGCAGATTGAGGTGGCGATCAAATTGCGCAAAGCCTTGCAAGGGTTGGCACGGGTTGAGGATGCGGACTGTGCCAAAGCGGCCCGAAAATCTGCGCAACTGGCACTGGATTACGCCGAGGGCGCGTTGCCGTTGCAGACCGAAAAAGAGCATCTGAAGCGCATTGAAGTGTAG
- the thiB gene encoding thiamine ABC transporter substrate binding subunit, whose protein sequence is MKNLILAAGLSAIATLAGAQDKPVLTVYTYDSFVSDWGPGPAVEKAFEATCACDLQLVAAGDGASLLSRVQLEGARTEADIILGIDTNLTARAKASGLFAPLSKMPSALDVPVDWTDDTFAPFDWGYFAFVYDNTKLKNVPGSFQDLIEADENLKIVIQDPRSSTPGLGLLMWVKTAYPEKADEIWAALSPRILTVTKGWSEAYGMFLEGEADMVLSYTTSPAYHLIAEEDNTKSAASFSEGHYMQIEVAGKLKSTDQPELADAFIDFMTSDGFQSIIPTTNWMYPAKFPQDGLPKGFETLITPVDSLIVSDTDAEKIRDEALAEWLTALSR, encoded by the coding sequence ATGAAAAACCTCATCCTCGCTGCGGGCCTGTCTGCAATCGCCACATTGGCTGGCGCACAGGACAAACCCGTTCTCACCGTTTACACCTACGACAGCTTTGTGTCCGATTGGGGCCCTGGCCCTGCCGTTGAAAAAGCATTCGAAGCCACCTGCGCCTGCGATCTGCAACTTGTGGCCGCTGGGGACGGCGCATCTTTGTTGTCTCGCGTCCAACTGGAAGGCGCGCGCACAGAGGCCGACATCATCTTGGGCATCGACACAAACCTGACCGCCCGTGCCAAAGCATCAGGCCTGTTTGCACCGCTCTCTAAAATGCCATCCGCCCTTGATGTACCTGTGGACTGGACAGACGACACATTCGCGCCATTCGATTGGGGCTATTTCGCCTTTGTTTATGACAACACCAAACTGAAAAACGTGCCTGGCAGCTTTCAGGACCTGATCGAAGCCGACGAAAACCTGAAAATCGTGATTCAGGATCCACGCTCCTCAACACCGGGCCTTGGCCTTTTGATGTGGGTAAAAACCGCCTATCCCGAAAAAGCAGATGAAATCTGGGCCGCCCTGTCGCCGCGCATTTTGACCGTGACCAAAGGCTGGTCCGAAGCCTACGGCATGTTCCTTGAGGGCGAAGCAGACATGGTTCTGTCGTACACCACATCACCCGCCTATCACCTGATCGCCGAAGAAGATAACACCAAATCCGCTGCGTCTTTCTCCGAAGGGCATTACATGCAAATCGAAGTGGCTGGAAAACTGAAATCCACAGACCAGCCCGAACTCGCTGATGCCTTTATTGATTTCATGACCTCAGACGGCTTTCAGTCCATCATCCCCACAACAAACTGGATGTATCCTGCGAAATTCCCACAGGACGGGCTGCCAAAAGGGTTCGAAACCCTCATCACACCTGTGGACAGCCTGATCGTGTCTGACACAGACGCCGAAAAAATCCGCGACGAAGCCCTCGCGGAATGGCTCACAGCGCTCAGCCGCTAA